Genomic window (Chitinophagales bacterium):
ACTTAAAACGCGAAGCTATTGAAGACAAAAAATGGAATGGCTGTGTGCACTTTGCTCTAAACAGCCTGCCCTATGGCTACACCTGGTACCTCGATAATGTAGCTGAAACCTGGGACGGGCTGGTTTTGGGCGATTATCGCGCTGTGATGCCGCTCCCCTGGAATAAAAAACTAAAGTGGAAATACATTTACACACCAATTTTCGCACAGCAACTGGGCGTTTTTTCATTAAAACCCATTTCACAAAATTTACTCAAGCTGTTTATAGATGCCATTCCTGAAGAATTTGCCCTGGTTGATCAGAACATCAATTTTATGAATCCTTTTCTCAGAAGTGATTTTCAGCGCTGGGAAAAAACCAATCTTGAGCTTTCACTACAAAACGACTATGAAAGTATTCGTAAGAATTACTCTAAAAACACCCTGCGCAATCTTAAAAAAGCAGAAAAAAACCAATTGAGAATTACAAACAATGTAAAGCCTGAAACACTGGTTTCCTTTTTTAAAACACATATCGGGCAAAATCTGGATTTTATGCGCAATGCAGATTACCATACATTGCATCGCATCATTTATCAATCTATGCATTATGGAATGGCCGGGACTTATGGGGTTTATTCAAAAGAAAATCATCTGGTGGCAACAGCCTATTTTATTTATGGAAAAAGCAGAATGATCAATCTATTGCCTGCAAGCAATGATTACGGCAAATCCATTGGAGCCATGACACAGCTTTACGACTACATAATCAGGGCAAATTGTGAGAAAAAATTCACCCTGGATTTTGAAGGGTCAATGATTCCCTCTATAGCTCGATATTACAAGGGATTTGGTGCTGAAGCAGTAAAATATTGGCAAATAAAAAGAAATCAGCTACCTTGGTATATCAAATGGTTTAAGCAATAAAAATTATGCTTGTAAATTTAGGAGAAACAGATTCATTGGTCAATGCCTACATACGGGAATTGAGGGATATTGAAATTCAGCAAGACCGTATGCGTTTCAGGAAAAATTTGCACAGAATAGGCAATATTATGGCCTATGAAATTTCCAGAACACTGGAATGGGCAAGTGTTGAAACCACCACACAGCTCGGTATTTCAGAAACAAGTAAACTCAAAAGCCAACCTGTACTTGCAACAATACTAAGAGCAGGTATCCCGTTACATGAAGGTTTACTCGATTTTTTTGACCAGGCAGAAAACGCATTTATCGCTGCATATAGAAAACATGACAAGGATGGATCTTTTACTATAAGCGCAGAATATCTGACCTCTCCTGATATTGAGGGCAAAGTGCTGATTATTTCAGATCCAATGCTTGCGACAGGAGCTTCAATGATAAAATGTCTTAAAAAAATATTGCTTCTGGGAAAACCCAAAGCTATTCATATTGTCACAGCTATTGCTAGTAAAGAAGGAATAGATTATGTTTCAGAAAAAATTGATTGTAGCATATGGACAGCAGCAATTGATGAAGAACTCACAGCTAAATCCTATATCGTGCCCGGCCTGGGTGATGCGGGTGATTTGGCCTTTGGTGAAAAAACACAGGAGTAAACTTTATTTTTTCAAGCAAGTATAATCTGTTATTTTTATAGTTTAAAATTTTAGGACATTCAGCATGAAGAAGTTTTGGTTCATATTAATACCGATCATATTTAGCGGTTTGTTTTCCTTTGGTCAGGATATTCATTTTTCACAATATTTTGCATCCCCTTTAACATTGAACCCTGCAATGACAGGTGGCTTTAATGGAGATTTCAGAGTAGGAGCCAATTACCGCAAACAATGGTTTGTCACTTCAGCCTATTCCACTTTTTCAGCTTTTGGAGATGTGCCATTGATGCGCAAAAAACTCAATGGTGACCAAATGGGTGCCGGCATCTATTTTTACAATGACAATGCAGGGCAAGGCGCACTTACAACCAACAATGTAATGGCATCTTATGCCTACCACAAAGTGCTTGATCGCTTTAATAAGCACCGCTTATCACTGGGTGTTGCAGTGGGTTTTTTGCAAAAAAGGGTAGATATCAATAAACTCACTTTTGAATCTCAATTCAATGGTGATGATGGTTTTAATAATGTTCCTTCAGGTGAAGCTTTCGATAACACCACTGTTTTCAATCCCGATATCAATGCAGGAATTGTTTGGAATTCGCGCTTCAGCGACCAGGTGAATGCATACGTGGGCTTTAGTTTTAGCCATATTGCTCGCCCCAAAGAAAATTTTCTTGCAGGTTCTGACAACCGGCTGAGCCAGAAATATACACTGCACGGATCTATTGACTTTAAAATAGGCCAATACCTGCACTTTATTCCGGGCTTTATGTATATCACGCAAAACACTGCCCAGGAAATTACTGCGGGTACTGCTTTTGGTTATGAAGTGAATGAAAATTCAAGTTTTTATCTGGGCGGTTGGTATCGTGTTCAGGATGCCTTTGTTGCTTATCTTGGTTATGAAATTTATAATATGCGCATTGGCTTTAGTTATGATGCAACCACCTCTACCTGGAAAGAAGCAAACAATGGAAATGGCGCTGTAGAAGTTTCCATAGTTTATATTCATCAAAATGAACCACCCCATAAGTTTTCACCTGTCAGATATTGTCCTGCTTTTTAAAAAAAACGTGCATCAAAGTATAATTATTCGTATCTTAACATTAACTTTTTTGATAAAAGTCGTAAAATACTATTGTAATTAATCTATATTTAAAAGATGAGGGAAATTTTTACACACTATATCTATTGTAAAAGTTCTGTGCTGCTTGTTTTTTTGCTTTCATGTTTATTCTATTCAGAACAGGCAAATGCTACACATGCAGTAGGGGTCGATTTGGATTATTCCTGCCTTGGAGGCAATCAGTATCAGTTCCGGCTAAATTTATACAGAGACTGTGATGGGATAAGTGCTCCCGGTTCAGCAACAATAAGTATCAGTTCTGCTTCATGCGGAATAAGTACCAGTATTTCACTTAGTAAAACCACTTATTCAGAAGTTTCACCTGTTTGCCTTGCTGAATTAGGCAATTCGGCATGTAATGGAGGATCTTTGCCCGGAATTGAACAACATATTTACGAGGCAACTTACACCTTTCCTCAACAATGCAATGACTGGCGAATAAGTTACGGACTTTGTTGCCGGAACAATGCCATAACGAATCTTAGCAGTCCTGGCAGCCAGTCAATGTATGTTGAAGCTACATTAGACAACACATTGCCCAATTGCAATAACTCACCTGTATTCACAAATCTTCCAGTACCATACCTATGTGAAGGTCAGGAGTTCAATTATAATCACGGAGTAATTGATGTTGATGGAGATTCTTTACACTACAGTCTTATAAATCCATTAGATGGTCCTGGTCAAAATATTGGCTACAATGGGGGGCATACCCCAACAAGCCCGATGAACACAAATGGCCCTTTCAATTTTAATCAGAATACCGGGCAAATGAACTTTAATGCTCAGGGACAACAACAAGCTGTAGTCACAGTATTGGTAAGAGAATTTAGAAATGGACAATTGGTAGGTACTACCATGCGCGATCTTCAGCTGATTGTTTTGCCTTGCAGCAATCAATTGCCAACAGCAACTGGCATAGATGGTGGTACTGATTTTGAAATTGAGATTTGTGCCGGTTTTCCGCTTTGTTTTGATATTTTTTCCAATGATAACGATGCAGGTGACGTTGTTTCGTTGACATGGAATAACGGTATTCCGGATGGAAGTTTCAATGTAGGTAGTGGTGCCAATCCTTCAGCTACTTTCTGTTGGACACCGGGGCAAAACGATTTGGGTTCACATTCTTTTAGTATGCAAGTAGAAGATGATGCCTGTCCAATTCCAGGGGTAAACAATTATACTTATACTGTAATAGTTGTCCCCAACCCTAATGATCCGGTGGATGCAGGTCCTGACCATGTATTATGCCAGGGAGAAACGGTACAACTCAATGCCACTTCATCAGCGAGCGGAACTTATACCTGGACACCGTCCGGCAGTGGACTCTCCTGTCATAATTGCCAGGATCCTGTGGCTGACCCCACAAGCACAACTACCTACCAGGTAGAAATGACCTATCCCGATGCCTGTGTTTCTACAGATAATGTGACTGTTGTAAGAAAACCCAAACCCAGTATCAGTGTTTTTCCGGCAAACAGTACCATTTGCTCAGGAGATTCCATTATTCTTTCTGCCTCAAGTAATACCGCAACTACATTTCAATGGAGTAACGGTGATACCGGACAAAGCATAACCGTAGGCCCTACAGGTACAGAAACCTATGATGTGCAAGGTTTCGATGCTGATGGATGCCCATCGGATTTTGCCACTGCTACAGTTGAGCCCAACCCACCACCTCCCGCCCAGGTTTGTAATAATATTTATGTTACTACAAATGGAACCGGTGGGGGAATGTCAAAAAGCGATCCTACAGATTTGCAATCTGCCATAGCGATGGGGCAATGTAATAATGTGACCATTAAGCTGGCAACAGGGACTTACTATATTGACGAGGCTATTTCGAATATCAGTAGCTATATGACCTTGGAGGGCGGATTCAATACTGCCACCAATTGGACCAAAACCAGCCAGGTGGGTGCAACAACAATAAGAAGAAGCAACCTTAACCCAGATGGCCCTACAGATGCCCGCAGGCTTGTTGCTTTTTACATCAATTCCAAACAATACTTCAGATTCCAGGACATCACTATACAGGTTGATGATCCCAATACACTTTCCACATCATGCTATGGCGTTCACCTTACAGGTTGTTCCAATTATGATTTTGTACGTACCCGTATAATTTCCTGTAATGCCAGTGATGGTTTTCCCGGTGATGATGGTGCCAATGGCCAGGCAGGAGCTGCAGGACAAGGCACTACTGGAGGTAATGGTGCTGTGGGTGTTTCAGGAGGAACTGCAAACAATGACGGCTCAACAGGAGGAAGCCGCAATGGCGGTGGCGGTGGCGGTGGCGGCACCGGTGGCAGTAACGGAGCTTCAGGTGGCGGTGCTGATGGGGGTGCTATTTTTGGAGGAAATGGAGGTACTGGTGGTGGTGCCGGTAACAATGGTACCAACGGAACAGATGGCGCTGATAATACCATTCAAATTGGACTGCCCGGTTCTTATGTAGGTGGTTTTTGGATACCCGGCCCTAACGGTCCTTCCGGTGAGGACGGTACCGGTGGTAGCGGTGGTGGCGGAGGCGGAGCCTCAGGTAGCCTTGCCGGTGGTGGCGGAGGCGGAGGCGGCCAGGGCGGCCAGGGTGGCGAAGGAGGTGCCGGTGGTGCATCCACATATGCTGTTTTCTTTTACAACAATGGAAACAACGGAAATTTTACAGATTGTGAACTTTATACCGGAACTCGTGGAGAAGGTGGCCTTGGTGGTGTCGGAGGAGCTGGTGGCGCTGGCGGTGCTGGTGGTGCCGGAGCAGCAGGAACCAATCCCGGAGGTCAGGGAGGCTGGGGCGGTAATGGTGGAGAAGGTGGCTTTGGTATGCCCGGTTCTGCATTATTGACTTATCAGGATGGTGGTGTGTCACCAGTTACAGCAGATTACGCTTTTAATCTTACCACACAGCCAATCATTACAGCTACTGACGTGCAATGTACCAATACCCCGGTAGATTTCAGTGGCAATACTTCGCAAACATGGAATTTGGGTGCCGGAGCCAATCCAGCAAGCCCATCAGGAGCTAATGTAACCACACAGTACTCAACAATTGGAAGAAAAAATATTCAGTACGGCTCAAATACCTATACCGGATTTATAAATGTTGCTATTGATGTATCTACTTTTACACCTGAAATTACATCCACAGCTACTGAAACAGGCACTGACACATTTACGGTTTGCCAGGGAGATACAGAAGACATACTTTCACCTACTCCGGGAATAGCCTATGACTGGGATATGGGAGGAGCGGTAAGCCCCAATACCTATTCTACACAAAATGTGGAAAATCTGACATTTAATACTGCGGGCACATTTACCATAAAACTCCGTGTTGAAACCGATTGTTGTGGTTGGTCCTTACCGGATTCCGTAACCCTGATTGTTGAAACTGCACCCACAATTGCTCTTAGTGGCGATACTGCAGGTTGTGCCGGAGATCCAATTCAGGTTAATCTTAGTGGTGCTGACAATTACAACTGGAGTCCCAATCAATATATTTTTGAAGATACCATTGGCACTTATACAATTAATGCTCCTGATACTTTTAATTATACAATTACATCCCAGAATGCAAATGGAAACTGCCCCACATCAATGGATGTACAGATCAATATTAACCCCACTCCTGACTTAACTACTTCAGCACAAGATGCGACCTGTGCCGATGATGGAAGCGCAACAGTATCTGCTACAGGTGGAAGTGGTGTGTATAATTACCAGTGGAACAGCGATGCCAATAACCAACAAACGGCTACAGCAACAGATCTATTCACCGGCAACTATAGTGTAACTGTAACAGATGCCCTGACCGGCTGTTTTGATACTGCTTTTGTTTATGTGCCTTCAAGTGGCGCACCAATAGCTTATATCAGTCAGAGTGTGAATGCAACTTGTTTTGGAGCATGTGATGGAATGGCTCAAGCAGCGATGGCAAACGGAACACCCCCTTATTCTTATCAATGGGCTCACGGGCCTGTAACACCAACAATCATAAACCTTTGTGCTGGAACCTATGAGGTTACCGGTACAGATGCTGTTGGTTGTTTTTCCGTGGCAACTGTTACCATTTCACAGCCCGATTCCATGTTTGTCAATATTTTTGATGCAGTTGATCCATTGTGTCCCGGTGATAGCACTGGCTATTTGAGAGCCCAGGCCGATGGTGGCTCGGGAGGCTATATTTATGAATGGAATACAAACCCAATAACTACCGGTGATTCAATTGGTGGATTACCAGCCGGAACTTATGTTTCTATTGTAACGGACGTGAATTCATGTGTGGTAACGGATACCGCAATACTTCAGGATCCTCCACCATTGTTGTCTCAAATAGATGTAACCGATGAATCGTGTTACGATGCTGCTGACGGTGCTTTGGCCGCCATACCCAACGGGCCAAACCCAATTGCGACTTACGAATGGTCTTTGCCTTCAAACGATTCACTGATTACCGGGCTTAATGCAGGGGAGTATTACCTCACAATTACAGATAGTTTAGGTTGTTCTGTAATGGATACTGCCACAGTTGATGCTCCGGATTCAATTTCCGTAGATGTGGATATTACACAAATTTCCTGCTACAATGCAGATGATGGTGA
Coding sequences:
- the upp gene encoding uracil phosphoribosyltransferase; the protein is MLVNLGETDSLVNAYIRELRDIEIQQDRMRFRKNLHRIGNIMAYEISRTLEWASVETTTQLGISETSKLKSQPVLATILRAGIPLHEGLLDFFDQAENAFIAAYRKHDKDGSFTISAEYLTSPDIEGKVLIISDPMLATGASMIKCLKKILLLGKPKAIHIVTAIASKEGIDYVSEKIDCSIWTAAIDEELTAKSYIVPGLGDAGDLAFGEKTQE
- a CDS encoding PorP/SprF family type IX secretion system membrane protein, translated to MKKFWFILIPIIFSGLFSFGQDIHFSQYFASPLTLNPAMTGGFNGDFRVGANYRKQWFVTSAYSTFSAFGDVPLMRKKLNGDQMGAGIYFYNDNAGQGALTTNNVMASYAYHKVLDRFNKHRLSLGVAVGFLQKRVDINKLTFESQFNGDDGFNNVPSGEAFDNTTVFNPDINAGIVWNSRFSDQVNAYVGFSFSHIARPKENFLAGSDNRLSQKYTLHGSIDFKIGQYLHFIPGFMYITQNTAQEITAGTAFGYEVNENSSFYLGGWYRVQDAFVAYLGYEIYNMRIGFSYDATTSTWKEANNGNGAVEVSIVYIHQNEPPHKFSPVRYCPAF
- a CDS encoding gliding motility-associated C-terminal domain-containing protein encodes the protein MREIFTHYIYCKSSVLLVFLLSCLFYSEQANATHAVGVDLDYSCLGGNQYQFRLNLYRDCDGISAPGSATISISSASCGISTSISLSKTTYSEVSPVCLAELGNSACNGGSLPGIEQHIYEATYTFPQQCNDWRISYGLCCRNNAITNLSSPGSQSMYVEATLDNTLPNCNNSPVFTNLPVPYLCEGQEFNYNHGVIDVDGDSLHYSLINPLDGPGQNIGYNGGHTPTSPMNTNGPFNFNQNTGQMNFNAQGQQQAVVTVLVREFRNGQLVGTTMRDLQLIVLPCSNQLPTATGIDGGTDFEIEICAGFPLCFDIFSNDNDAGDVVSLTWNNGIPDGSFNVGSGANPSATFCWTPGQNDLGSHSFSMQVEDDACPIPGVNNYTYTVIVVPNPNDPVDAGPDHVLCQGETVQLNATSSASGTYTWTPSGSGLSCHNCQDPVADPTSTTTYQVEMTYPDACVSTDNVTVVRKPKPSISVFPANSTICSGDSIILSASSNTATTFQWSNGDTGQSITVGPTGTETYDVQGFDADGCPSDFATATVEPNPPPPAQVCNNIYVTTNGTGGGMSKSDPTDLQSAIAMGQCNNVTIKLATGTYYIDEAISNISSYMTLEGGFNTATNWTKTSQVGATTIRRSNLNPDGPTDARRLVAFYINSKQYFRFQDITIQVDDPNTLSTSCYGVHLTGCSNYDFVRTRIISCNASDGFPGDDGANGQAGAAGQGTTGGNGAVGVSGGTANNDGSTGGSRNGGGGGGGGTGGSNGASGGGADGGAIFGGNGGTGGGAGNNGTNGTDGADNTIQIGLPGSYVGGFWIPGPNGPSGEDGTGGSGGGGGGASGSLAGGGGGGGGQGGQGGEGGAGGASTYAVFFYNNGNNGNFTDCELYTGTRGEGGLGGVGGAGGAGGAGGAGAAGTNPGGQGGWGGNGGEGGFGMPGSALLTYQDGGVSPVTADYAFNLTTQPIITATDVQCTNTPVDFSGNTSQTWNLGAGANPASPSGANVTTQYSTIGRKNIQYGSNTYTGFINVAIDVSTFTPEITSTATETGTDTFTVCQGDTEDILSPTPGIAYDWDMGGAVSPNTYSTQNVENLTFNTAGTFTIKLRVETDCCGWSLPDSVTLIVETAPTIALSGDTAGCAGDPIQVNLSGADNYNWSPNQYIFEDTIGTYTINAPDTFNYTITSQNANGNCPTSMDVQININPTPDLTTSAQDATCADDGSATVSATGGSGVYNYQWNSDANNQQTATATDLFTGNYSVTVTDALTGCFDTAFVYVPSSGAPIAYISQSVNATCFGACDGMAQAAMANGTPPYSYQWAHGPVTPTIINLCAGTYEVTGTDAVGCFSVATVTISQPDSMFVNIFDAVDPLCPGDSTGYLRAQADGGSGGYIYEWNTNPITTGDSIGGLPAGTYVSIVTDVNSCVVTDTAILQDPPPLLSQIDVTDESCYDAADGALAAIPNGPNPIATYEWSLPSNDSLITGLNAGEYYLTITDSLGCSVMDTATVDAPDSISVDVDITQISCYNADDGEITLNVSGGTPGYNYSWSSGPNTSSIDNLSEGWYTVTVVDDNNCMWIDSFEIINPEEIILLLDSFAVSCNNGDNGMLIADVVSGGISPFEYSIDGGANYQASDTFSGLTAGTYTVEIRDSNQCTADTTATIEEPDALVFSLNAEAPSCLGYDDAIAFVEAISGGTAPYTYEWNSSPVQLNDTAFGLFAGTYTVTITDDNACIAIDSIQITDPPGMQSSTSSTPASCFYSSDGSAEVNANGPNPITSYQWSDDQSQNTAQAIDLTPGTYTVTVTDASACFIVDTATVAAPDSILWETEVVDISCYNENDGTISISNVTGGGGNFTYTWSTPAGSGNQATGLAEGNYGVTISDAMGCTVEDNFDIVNPDSLTASLINTTVNCNGGNDGILEVQTNGGTAPFTYSLNGGTYQSSNVFDGLAAGNYQVDVLDANNCPASASGSISEPPPLDINTSTIDPICAGSEDGYAFANASGGVGGFGYSWNTVPEQNNDTASGLSAGTYTVVATDANDCSIDADVTLNDPAPPEVNIDPDSVKLSFGQDADLQASSGGNTVGLPDFVWTPDQDIDCISCDNVNVSPEETTVYTVRIIDENGCEAEAKITVFVDPMDKMLDAPNVFTPNGDGVNDKFNVFSFGVAIFELKIFNRWGELVFRTTDMEEGWGGYYKGELQNPDVYVYHVRVIYMDGYEKSLKGSVTLIR